One Mobula birostris isolate sMobBir1 chromosome 4, sMobBir1.hap1, whole genome shotgun sequence DNA window includes the following coding sequences:
- the LOC140196271 gene encoding UAP56-interacting factor-like isoform X2, translating to MVGMEWSTADTGPDKLDMSLDDIIKLNKRQRNVKKSVPRRGKQTLNRSSYSTMQLKRSSNWRGIPQRPGKAVNRQIPVGRRKVSGPRRRRFQGLVTGLATRKALMLQKSISTQRLSLSHKAGRRTPLLKTTSVFGQNEGQQRFMSSLKHSLQLKRNSIQMNFPRIPVQAQQNKEARQATFLFKRGLKVHMQTEQGMKGRSIKRQMRQWSTNSDTVTVDQSRIPSTSRGVLTVSIQNPSAKNTDSQQFRVRHPSLIPFAIKKDSTEKREPPKGVQLEFDINSVGKQTGITLNERFAILKERRIAVASSKGERFVTVG from the exons ATGATATAATTAAACTGAATAAAAGGCAGCGTAATGTGAAGAAATCTGTACCACGTAGAGGAAAACAGACATTAAATCGCTCTTCCTATTCAACAATGCAGCTGAAACGGTCAAGCAATTGGCGTGGAATCCCACAACGACCCG GAAAAGCTGTGAACAGACAGATCCCTGTTGGTAGAAGGAAAGTTTCTGGACCCCGGAGAAGGCGATTTCAGGGTTTGGTAACTGGTCTGGCAACAAGAAAGGCTTTGATGCTACAGAAATCGATCAGTACACAAAGGTTATCCTTGAGTCATAAG GCTGGACGGAGAACTCCACTTCTGAAAACTACATCAGTATTTGGGCAGAATGAAGGACAGCAAAGATTTATGTCATCATTGAAGCATTCATTGCAGCTAAAGAG GAATTCCATTCAAATGAATTTTCCCAGGATTCCTGTGCAGGCACAGCAAAATAAAGAAGCACGGCAAGCAACTTTTCTTTTCAAAAGAGGCCTAAAG gtgCACATGCAAACTGAACAAGGGATGAAAGGAAGATCAATTAAGAGACAAATGCGACA GTGGTCAACCAATTCTGATACTGTAACAGTCGACCA AAGTCGCATTCCTAGTACCAGCAGGGGTGTTTTGACTGTGTCTATTCAGAACCCATCTGCCAAAAATACTGA TTCCCAGCAGTTCCGAGTCAGACACCCCTCTTTGATTCCATTTGCAATAAAAAAGGATTCGACTGAAAAGAGAGAACCACCGAAAGGAGTGCAACTGGAATTTGATATCAACAGTGTTGGGAAACAG ACTGGTATCACCTTAAATGAGCGATTTGCGATTCTGAAGGAACGGCGAATAGCAGTGGCATCAAGCAAAGGAGAACGATTTGTGACTGTGGGATAA
- the LOC140196271 gene encoding UAP56-interacting factor-like isoform X1 — MVGMEWSTADTGPDKLDMSLDDIIKLNKRQRNVKKSVPRRGKQTLNRSSYSTMQLKRSSNWRGIPQRPGKAVNRQIPVGRRKVSGPRRRRFQGLVTGLATRKALMLQKSISTQRLSLSHKQAGRRTPLLKTTSVFGQNEGQQRFMSSLKHSLQLKRNSIQMNFPRIPVQAQQNKEARQATFLFKRGLKVHMQTEQGMKGRSIKRQMRQWSTNSDTVTVDQSRIPSTSRGVLTVSIQNPSAKNTDSQQFRVRHPSLIPFAIKKDSTEKREPPKGVQLEFDINSVGKQTGITLNERFAILKERRIAVASSKGERFVTVG, encoded by the exons ATGATATAATTAAACTGAATAAAAGGCAGCGTAATGTGAAGAAATCTGTACCACGTAGAGGAAAACAGACATTAAATCGCTCTTCCTATTCAACAATGCAGCTGAAACGGTCAAGCAATTGGCGTGGAATCCCACAACGACCCG GAAAAGCTGTGAACAGACAGATCCCTGTTGGTAGAAGGAAAGTTTCTGGACCCCGGAGAAGGCGATTTCAGGGTTTGGTAACTGGTCTGGCAACAAGAAAGGCTTTGATGCTACAGAAATCGATCAGTACACAAAGGTTATCCTTGAGTCATAAG CAGGCTGGACGGAGAACTCCACTTCTGAAAACTACATCAGTATTTGGGCAGAATGAAGGACAGCAAAGATTTATGTCATCATTGAAGCATTCATTGCAGCTAAAGAG GAATTCCATTCAAATGAATTTTCCCAGGATTCCTGTGCAGGCACAGCAAAATAAAGAAGCACGGCAAGCAACTTTTCTTTTCAAAAGAGGCCTAAAG gtgCACATGCAAACTGAACAAGGGATGAAAGGAAGATCAATTAAGAGACAAATGCGACA GTGGTCAACCAATTCTGATACTGTAACAGTCGACCA AAGTCGCATTCCTAGTACCAGCAGGGGTGTTTTGACTGTGTCTATTCAGAACCCATCTGCCAAAAATACTGA TTCCCAGCAGTTCCGAGTCAGACACCCCTCTTTGATTCCATTTGCAATAAAAAAGGATTCGACTGAAAAGAGAGAACCACCGAAAGGAGTGCAACTGGAATTTGATATCAACAGTGTTGGGAAACAG ACTGGTATCACCTTAAATGAGCGATTTGCGATTCTGAAGGAACGGCGAATAGCAGTGGCATCAAGCAAAGGAGAACGATTTGTGACTGTGGGATAA
- the LOC140196271 gene encoding UAP56-interacting factor-like isoform X3, protein MQLKRSSNWRGIPQRPGKAVNRQIPVGRRKVSGPRRRRFQGLVTGLATRKALMLQKSISTQRLSLSHKQAGRRTPLLKTTSVFGQNEGQQRFMSSLKHSLQLKRNSIQMNFPRIPVQAQQNKEARQATFLFKRGLKVHMQTEQGMKGRSIKRQMRQWSTNSDTVTVDQSRIPSTSRGVLTVSIQNPSAKNTDSQQFRVRHPSLIPFAIKKDSTEKREPPKGVQLEFDINSVGKQTGITLNERFAILKERRIAVASSKGERFVTVG, encoded by the exons ATGCAGCTGAAACGGTCAAGCAATTGGCGTGGAATCCCACAACGACCCG GAAAAGCTGTGAACAGACAGATCCCTGTTGGTAGAAGGAAAGTTTCTGGACCCCGGAGAAGGCGATTTCAGGGTTTGGTAACTGGTCTGGCAACAAGAAAGGCTTTGATGCTACAGAAATCGATCAGTACACAAAGGTTATCCTTGAGTCATAAG CAGGCTGGACGGAGAACTCCACTTCTGAAAACTACATCAGTATTTGGGCAGAATGAAGGACAGCAAAGATTTATGTCATCATTGAAGCATTCATTGCAGCTAAAGAG GAATTCCATTCAAATGAATTTTCCCAGGATTCCTGTGCAGGCACAGCAAAATAAAGAAGCACGGCAAGCAACTTTTCTTTTCAAAAGAGGCCTAAAG gtgCACATGCAAACTGAACAAGGGATGAAAGGAAGATCAATTAAGAGACAAATGCGACA GTGGTCAACCAATTCTGATACTGTAACAGTCGACCA AAGTCGCATTCCTAGTACCAGCAGGGGTGTTTTGACTGTGTCTATTCAGAACCCATCTGCCAAAAATACTGA TTCCCAGCAGTTCCGAGTCAGACACCCCTCTTTGATTCCATTTGCAATAAAAAAGGATTCGACTGAAAAGAGAGAACCACCGAAAGGAGTGCAACTGGAATTTGATATCAACAGTGTTGGGAAACAG ACTGGTATCACCTTAAATGAGCGATTTGCGATTCTGAAGGAACGGCGAATAGCAGTGGCATCAAGCAAAGGAGAACGATTTGTGACTGTGGGATAA